One Bythopirellula goksoeyrii genomic window, GAATCCTAGCAGCGTGGCTACGGCGCTTGTCGTTTGGAGTTTTCGTCTGCCAGATCACGGAAGTACTGCTCAATCAACTGGCGATAGTGAGCGGGGAATTCTCGGCCAATCTGTTGAAGTGCTTCTTCGCGTTCTTTGGGAGGGAGGTCTCCCCAGCCCGCCTGATTGCCAATGTCCTTCTGGTCGACTTTTCCGGGCGCCTTGAGTGAAGGGAGTTGGCTGTCCTGCATAGGTGTGGAGCTTTGTGCAGAACCACTACTCGAGCTTGATTGCTGCTGTTGCTCTTCGATTTTCTTGATGAGGTCGTCCAATGAATCCACAACTCCTTTCTCAACTACCTGAACTTGCTTTCCGGCTTGCCCTAAGTCCAATCGACGCCGCACGTCGTTCATTCGCCGTGAGACGTGATCGAGCGATTCATCCTGAAGGCTGGCAAGATCTTGCTCGATTAGCTCAGCGACCTCACGGTAGCGGACAGGGATCGCGTCCTCTTGTTCCAAAAGTTCCACCAGGGCAGCCCGACTGCGGTCGGGTTCGACTACTTGATGATGAGCTACCATACGACAGAACAGCAGACTGGCAGGGTCGACAACATCTTCGGGATCGATGTCGTCTAACATTGCCAAGGCGTCGTCGTATCTGGCATGTTGGGTGAGCCAGCGCGCCACATAGAGCCGCACGTTTTCTTGGACCGATTCAGGGAGCTGACTCGAACTGAGCCAAGTCGTGTCTGGAGGAAGCGGCTCAAAGGATTGCTCGTTGCATTGAGCCAAAAGTTTGGCGACTTGTGGGTTCACAATTGCGGCGGTTTCGACGACTAAATCAAGAAGTGCGGGACCATCTGTGTCACGCAGGGACATTGACGGCCATAGTGTACGGGCTTCTTGGGACAAAGTCGGATTGACGGGCATATCGTCAATCCAAGAGAAGACCTGTTTGCGCACCGCTTCATAGGTCGGGGGATGCCATGAGGGTTCGAAGGTAAGTTGCCCAAGAGAGGCAGGCACCGCGAAGAGGCAAGCCAGGGGTAGCGCGGTAATCACGTTGAGACGGATGAAATGATTCATTTTTATTGGTTGGCCCCCTGATGGAGATCGCGAGTTGCCTCGAAGATGTGACCCTGTCGTTCTGACAACTGATCGAGCGCTTCGAGCAGTTCTGCGTCTTCAGCTTGATCCCCTTTTATGAGCGTGGCATAAAACTCCGTTCGACGATTCACACGCATCTGCAATGCTCGAATCATACGCAATTCGGCCAATTGGTCTACCAGAGGTTGTTCCCCTGGTTGGCCACCCCCCCCTTGCTGTTGGCTGGCACGCTGTTCGCGCATCTCTTTTAGGGCTTGTTGCAACGCGGCGAGCATCTCCTCTAGCGTCTCAATAATATCCTGCTCTACCGCTTGAGTGATTTTATCGGTCTTGACACTTCGCAAACGACCGGCAACCGTCTGCATGTCTTCGCGGACCTGCTGAAGTGCTTCAGGAAACGCAACCGAAGAACCATCTTCTTTTAGGAGGATCAATGCGCGATCGACCTCTCCGACGATTTGTTCTTCCTTGCGACCCAATGTGGCCGAGGCAATCTCGAGTTCATGCTCGGCAACGCGATCAACAGATTCGTTGAGTTTGAGGGTTTGGTCGTAGACGTTGTTCTGTGCTTCAAGCATCTTGCGTAGCCGGGCTTCGAGCATGACAAGCATGCGTTCTAGTTCTTCTTCGCGCAGCTGTCTGAGGATTTTCTCTAACTCAGCTTTTGCTTGTTCTAAATCCCGCAGGGCTTGTTCCTGCTCTTTCACGGACTCGTCTCGCTGAGCTTCATCGAGTCGTTCCTGGGCTTGTTGCATCCGCTGTTGCGCCTGCTTAAGTTTCTCAACAGCACTGTCGGCAGGGCTCTGCTGTTGCTGTTCTTGGTCAGAACTCTGAGGCGAACCGCTGGAGTTGTTTCCCTGGCCTTGGGAAGGTTGTCCTGAGGACTTGCTAGGCTTTCCTTCGGAGGGTTCGCCGGAAGAGGGTGAGGGTTGCGACGGGGAAGATTCGCTCGGACTCGATTCCGCTGGAGAGGATTCCGACGGGGAAGCATCACCAGGAGGAGTTTCGGAACTTTCAGCGGACTTGCCTTCAGAGGAAGGACTCGCATCTTGACTTTTTGACTCTGAACTCTTGGGCGATAGTTTCGAGGTACCTTCGGTCTCAGCAATCTGCTCACCAAGTTTGCCGGCAGACTCCGCGGTGCGTCCTTGGTCATCACTCAGTTCTTCCTGAGAATCACCCCCTGCGGTGCGGGCCTTTATGCCGCGTTGCTGGCGAATGAGCTTATTTAACTCGGCCAGATACTTGCTAATTCTCTTGGTCTGAGATTCGATTTGCCGATCGCGATCCTCCTGGAGCAATAACTCCAGCATGGCTTGCAGTTCAGAATGCAATGAAGTTTGGACTTCACTGGCCTCGCTGAGTCGGTCTTGCTTAAGTGCGTCGATGACTGATCGAAACTGTTCGGGCAATTCTTTCTCTCGGCTCTTTGCGACCAGTTGCCGCAATAGCTCTGCGCGCCGAGGCTGGGTTGATTTGGAAAGCTCGGCCAGGCGGCCTGCCAAGAGTTCCAAGCGATCAAACTGTTCGGCGAGGCCGGCTTCTTTCTCGGCCAGTTGAGGTGGGCTCGGATTAGAATCTTGCTCGGCCGCTTGCGCGGCGCAGGGAATAACTATCGCAAGCAATGTTACCCAAGCAAGGATGTAGGTGTTACCGTGATGACGCAAGCGAGGGGGCATAACTAATTCCTGGTATCACTTCCTATTCGTCGTCCAACAGGCTGCGGAGTTTTTCTAGTCGCCGGGCGCGGGTCGCTTCGTTCAATTCCTTTTGCTCAGTGACGATGCCACGCAGTAACTCCACTAGTTCATTGTAACTCTCAAGTTCCAACATGCGGTCTAAAATTCGCTGCATTGCCTCAATTACCACGTCGGATTGGATAATTGCCTCGGATTGGACACGGGTATTTTCATGCGCTTCGTCGAGAGCGGCGGGTAATTTGAGCACTTGTGTTTCCAGTTTCGGCATGAGATTCTTAGCAACTTCATGGAGTGGCTCGGCGATATTGTTCTGGAGCCGCTCAGTCAACTCCTCAGTGGAAATCCGATTGTTTTCTAGTTCGATGACTATGTCCTCAAAACCTTCGGCGACTCCCAGAGTTTCGAATGTTAACTGCGTGATATTCTGCAAAACGCCACTCACACGAAGCTTGTCTCGCTCCCGGCGTAGAACCTTATCTTCTTCAGCCAGTGGAGTGCCCTCATCTGATTTGGGTTCAAGCTCGATTCGCGTTAGCAATTCTCGTGTGGCAATCATTTTCTCGTGGATTGCTTCAAATCTTTGGCGGAGTCCCAGTTCCCGCTTTTCTAAGATTGACCGCAATTCGGAATCCGTGACTACATCGAGTACAAACCGTTGGCTGGAACCGATGTGGGGGGCCTGCTCAAGGTTGTAGGCGTCTTGAGCTTTCACCGACAGCGTAAGTTGTTGGCCAGGCTTGAGGGCCAGAGTTTTCTTATGCGTTTGCGGACTTGTGGCTGCCAAATCAAAGCGGCCCAGTTCTGCGATGTCTCGTCCAGTAATGGATGAGGCAGGTAATTCACGGCGCTGTGGTTCAAGCTTGTCCGTTTGTCCTTCGATCCAGGCCGAAGTGACGGCATAGTCATCTCGTATAGCCCCAGAAAATGGAATCGTAGCCTGGGGAGTCACCGCTGAACCAATGCCTCGCAGTTGGACGGCGACTTCTGGGATTTCGTCGGGAACGACCGAAACCATTAGGCGGTAGGGCTCTCGGTTACTAACGCCGTCAGTGTCTTGTACGTCGACCAAGAGTACGCGGTCAATCTTGGCAGTATCGAGTGGTATGGCGAACCGTCGTGGATCGTCTGCCGACATGCTTGCGTTGAGTTGCTCTTTTGTTCCCGAATCGTAGACTTGCACACCGCGTAGGGATTTGTTGACTTCGATCTGGCAAATCGACTGCGTACCTTGTGGGATTTCGATACGGCCACTGAATGGGAGTGTCTGAGGAACACGCCGCAAATAGGCCGGGAACTCACACTCCAACTCGGTACGAACGATCTGAGGTCGCTCCACCACATGCAAACGGAGATCGTAGATGCGGTCGTCTCCTCCAATCAAATCAAAGCTGATATCGGACGCGAGGTTTTTGAATTCGTACTGAAATGGTTGAGAATCAGCCTGGCCGGCTTGCGCCTGACCAATCTGTGTCATCGTATCTCGGCCCCGACGTCCGTCCGGTAGTCGGTAGCGGATTTCGACTTGTTCTGGTGCAACGTGTTCATCGAGGAGTGAAGCTCGGACTTTCAGCTCAAAATTGTCGTCTCGTGCAATGTTGATGACGCGCTGTCCATCGACTTCGTCGAAGCCTGTCACTGCCAGTTGCACCCGGCGTGGCCAAGGGGTGTTAGACAACTGGATGCGTTGGAGGAAAAATGCAAACGCGTCGGTATGTATTGTTGCAAAAACGGCAATCGATCCGCAGAGCAATAGAGCGATGGCACACTTCCAGAGCAGGGGGCCGTAGCGGAAGATTTGACTCAATTCCACATGGGCGAGTTTTGCGCTGGCTTCAGCACTCGTGTGCTCAAGTAATTCAGACTCTGTCGGAGTCAGCGACTCCGCATGACGTTGGCCTTGGATGGTAGTCACGAGGCTTTGTTGAATATCTGGAAAATTTCGCTCAACCAACAGGGCAAGGCTGCTATCCGGAAGTCGCGCAAAAAGTCTAGACAGGAGTGACTTCCAGGTTAGAACAGCCATCGCAAGAATGACGCCAATGCCGAACACAACACGGACTAGCGGCGATGGCTCAAACATCCAGTCCAGAAAAAGCATCAGCCAGAAGGCGAGGCAGATACCTATCACCACGGTCGCCAATCCTTCTACCAAGACATACCCTCGCACTAGCCAGCGCAGCGAGCGAACTTTGCTGCGAACTAATTTCGGAATCGTATAGGATAGGGCAACGGTCGACATGTGATCTTTCAAGCCAGTTTCATCAAGCGGCGGAGCAACCATTCCAAACAGAGGGCACCACAGATTACTCCCATCAGTATTTTATTAAGCCACTGCGTAAAGTCAGTGTCCGGCGTGCCACGTAGAATGCGGGTTTCTGCGCGGCTTTCGATCAGTTGATCAATGGGGCGAATTATATTCTCTTCGTTGCTGCTGTCGTCACCATGAATCGCGTGATCCAAACTGGTGTAGTATTTGCCATCGGAAAGTTGCGCAAGTTGAGCAAGCAACTCATCGTTGCGCTGGGTATTCTCAAACTCCAGATCGGGCAATACAGCTTGGATTCTGCGCACCATTTGTTCGTCGACCGAGTCCGGTACGGCAAGTTCGATACGATACGATCCTGCCTGTTTGACGGTAAATTGGCCGATAAAGTTCCCCGGTCGGCTCTTGTCCGCCTTGAGCAACAAGTTCTGGCCTTCACCCTGGTCGTTGACAACCCTTGCAAGAACGTTGTCGGCGAGAAGTGGTTCGCGACTTGCTGCGAGGAGTTGAGCTCGCACCACCACATCGCTACCAACTGCGTACCGGTCTTGTTCAACGAGTAGACGGCCTCGCGAAGACCCTTTCATGAGTCTACCCTGACTGACATGTCGAATCAGGCGGGTAGTGAGAACTTCGAAATGGCTTGGATCCAGAGCCCGCAATCGCCAAAGCTCTCCGCTCCCCAAGTAAAACACGCGCCCTCCACCATAAAACTGTTCAGCCATGTAGACTGGATAGTCTGCGGTGAGACTGGCATCGGGATCACCGTAGTAACCCAGCACGCGGGCGCCTGCCTTGGGACCTTTCACGGCATAGCATCCATAGACCCCAGGGAACTCCGACCAGAGCAGCTGGCTTTCGTTCGGATCATCGGTCAGAGAAAGGAACTCGGCTTCTTCCCCTTCGCGGGTAAATAAGATCGGCCATGGGGTCGTCGAACCATAGAGGCCGTCATCGAGTAGAGTCAGGCGGCGCTGGAACTCGACAGGATAGAGTGAGCGAATTTTCGTGTGTTCGGGACTCTGTGACCAACTCAGGGTATAAATTGGCCCCGCCACAACGATAAGTCCTCCTGCTTCTTCGGCGACCCACGATTCCAACAGATCAACTTGACGTGCATCGAGGAATTCCCAATTGGGGTCGAATGCGACAATGCAGTCGTATTCGTAGAGTTCCTCTTTTGTCTGAGGGAATTCGTGAAGAATCTGATCGGCTTCTTGGGAAACCGCACCGCTGGCCGATTGTACCCAAACATCGACTTTGGCGTGTCGATCCCGATACAACTGGTTTCGTAAGAATTGGTAGTCTCGACTCGCTCCGCCAGCGATCAGCAGCACCCGCGTGCTTGCTTCAACGACTTCCAATTCGACTTCGCGTCGATTGTCGCCAGCGTATTGATCTTCCGAAGATTCGGCAACTTTCATTTCCAGAATCAAGCTGCCGATGGCGGCAGGTTCTATCTCAAATTCCACGGGGACAACTTGTTGCTCGTCGGTGAAATGAACTTCCTGCTCCTCGACTAATGAAGTGACTGCATTCTGTGATTGGGCCTCACGTGCGTAGAGTTGCACTTTTGCAGAGCGGCCTGCAAAGCCTTCAGCTTGGATTACACCCGTAACGGTCGTGCGATCTTCGGGATAGACTCGTGCCGGAGCGTTGAGTTCCTGGATGCGGACATTTCTGCGGGGCTCGCTAGAACCAACTCCAACAGTGTAAAGTGGCACTGAGGAACGATTTTCTGCGTTGAATAGGGAAAGGGCGTCGATGCCTGTATTTTGATCCCCGTCGGTAATGACAATGACTCCGGCAAGTTGGCCCGTACGCTGCTGCTTGAGCATACTGCGAAGGGCATCACCAAGTCGCGTTTCTCTGCCGCGGGGCTCGAGTAGTTCGGACCAATCAAGTTCTTCCGCAGAAGACTCCGAAGCAGAGGGGTCCGTTGGTTGTAGTTCCTCAATTTCGCTTTTGTTGCGGTTCCAACTTGCCACTTTATGGGTCTCTCGATCGAAAGTGGCTAGCTCAACCTTGTGTTGCTGACGCAAAGCGTCCAGGAATTCGGAGTCCTTCAGCGCATTCTCAACGGCCTTTCCTCGCGATTCTGATTGCCCGTCGGCAACTTGCAGATCAGAAACCGACATACTCTGGCTGGTATCGACCAGTACTGCGACATGAGAGTCTGAGACGATCTGTTGATCGATACGCTTTTCCAACCCCAAGAAAAACAGTGCCGCTCCCAACCAGGCGGAAATGCGCAATGCGGGAAACAGGATTCGTAGCCAGGGAGACATCGTGTCACTCTCACGCCGGTAGAGCCAAATGACACAGGCGACTATGAGCAGTGCTCCTACGCCCAACAAGAACCAAAGTAGTCGGGGATCGTCGACTTGGGCCAATCGGCGTAGTTCCCATGTGACGAAATGTTGGGCATTTCCGTTCGGTGTCACCGCAAGCAAGGGGTTCATCGACTGCTCCCCCCCACCCCACCATGGTAGCTTGCCTTGTAGGCGAGGCATTGCTCTGCGATCAGAGCAATCACAAGCAGAGCCAAGAAGGTGTCGCCAAGTCGGAAACCGGCAAGTTGGTCCTCTGATGCTGTCAGTTGCGAAGCGATCGAATATCGGTAGTCGATGCCTTCTAGTTGGGCAGATAGGTTTTCGCGATCCAATAGATTCAAGTCTCCCTCGCTCGGAGCTACATTGACGGCGATGAATTTTCTAGCATTAGCCTGCTGCAATGGCGATAGTTCAAATTGCCAGATGCCACTGACATTCCCTTTGCCGGCGTCCACCTCATAGTTGCCGCCCTCTATGCGAGTCGAGAGATTGAGGACTTCTTCTTGGCCACTCTGCGGAGCACGAACGATGACTTCGGGTTGGTATTCATCTTCGGCGAGATTGAAACTCAATTCGCTGCCGACTTCTCGAACCTCGAAGTTGCGGCGGGCGGCAGTCAGGTAGCCAGCCAGCTCGTTGGCGACCACCGGGAAGACGGGATTCACGCACCAGTTGCTCCAAACACCGAGCGTGGTGGGGCTTGGCGACAATTTGCATAGCTGTACCACGACACGACCTTTGCCCAGTTTTTTCTCGACCACAAACGGCGCATCGTTTCGCAGTCGCGCCAAGACGCGAGTGTCTCCAGGCAAGTCTTGTAGATGCTTGATCGCGTAATAGAAATTTACCTTGGCTACGGAGAGAAAACTGTTTCGTTGGCCTGAGAAAATACGGAACACTGGGTGGTCTTCGACCTCGACATCGGGGGTCTCTTCATCGCCAACACTAAGCAATTGATTTGGCACATCCAGTTCCACAGGCATGATTCCCGTGCCGTCGCGATAGAGTTGCTCGTTGTAAAATGATCGCTGTACTTCCGTGCCCAGGAAAATGGCAACCCCACCTCCGCTGCGAATGTAGTCTTCCAATGCACTGACTTCGGATTCGTCGAGACGCGGTACATCGAGCAGAAAGATAGCGGCGAATTTCTCGAGTTGATCGTGATTTCTCAAGAAGCTCGCTGGTTCAACGCGGGGACTCCAGCCGGGTTTAGCTGAGCCGCCGGGGCTGAGTGCTGTGCGGAGATAGTAGGAATCGTCCCCCGCCCCAGAGCCATCGATTACCAAGAGCGGAAAACTATTGGGAACGTCGCACGCAAAGTATCGCGAGTTGTCAGTTGCTAGGGCATCGCTGGGGAGTTGGGCAGTTAGCTGATGGGGGCCAGCGTCGGGGAAAGAAATGCGAAACCGCCGAGTGACCGTTTGGCCAGGGGCGATTTCATCGAATTCTACTGCAGGGAGTTTATGACCGTCTTGCGTGACGGCTACTGGGACGGCAACGGCAGCTTGGTCGCCGAAGTTAGACACGCTCACTTCCATCCAAGTTTCGACACCTGCAGCACGGATCCCCGACTCTGGCTCCAAACGGGTGATCGCAAGATTGGGATGCGTGAGGTCAACACACTGGACCAGGTGCATGTCCGCAACTTGCTGGCGAAGTTGTCCTAGAAGTTGTCTGGTTTGGTTGTTGTCGGTCCACTGCGTGCTACGAAAATCAGAGATGACGTACGCAATCCGTGACTCGCCGGTTTCGCTTTCTGGCAAGGCAAGCGCCGCCTGAAAAGCTTCGCTGGGGCCTGCTGCAGTTTCGGTGACCGGTTCGCTCTCAAGAGCGGAGTTGATTGCTTCGATTGTTTCTCGATCAAGAGTTCGACTGGCAAATTTCAGTTCGTTGCCTGCTGAGAGGTCCGTTGCACTGGAAAAACGGAGCAGGGTAATCTTTTGCGTACCCGCCTTGGCCGTCGCTTGCTGGAGAATCTGACTGACGGCGCGTTTCGCTTCGTCCCAGCCTGTGGAGTCTTGCGAGCGGTCGGCCATCGAATAGCTATCATCGACCAGGAGCACATGATGCGTGACACCGCTTCCCAGGAGACTTCCCCATTGTGACATCAGAACTGGACCGGCTAGCATCAGCACTGCTAAGGCAATCGCTGAAGTACGTAGCAAGAGCAGCAAGAGCTGGCGGAGCATGATCCATTTCTTGTTTCGCTTTTGACTTTCGAGCAGAAAATCCATGGCCGCCCAATTGACCTTTTGGTGCCGACGCAGGTTGATCAAGTGGATCACCAGCGGCAGTGCCACTAAGGGCAGGCCAATAGAAAGCAGCGATTGAAACAAAAAACTCAAAACGATTTGTCCTAGGCGGTAGGGTGGGCATCGCCCACCACTTATTTGTTCGAAAAAATACTTGTGATTTGGTGGGCGATGCCCACCCTACTCAGTGAATTCGCTCGGCTGCAGTACGGTGGCACAAAAAAGCAGCTAGTGCCGCGTCCAAGGGGTCGCTTGTACGGATCAGCGCGTAATCGACCTCATTTTTGGCACACCCGTGGCGCAGGTCCGCCAGAAACCGGTCCAGAGACGCTAAATAGCCTTCGCGTAGCGCCCGAGGATTGCAGTTGAGGTGGTCAGGCAGCTCAAGCCCCTCGAATCGTGTCGGACCATCGAACGGGAAATCGAGCTCATCATCATCCATAATGTGCAGCAGTAATACGTCGTGACCACGCTGCCGCAGGAGTCTCAGGCCACGCAGTGTCGATTCGACGTCTCCTAATAAATCGGAGACGACTATCATCATTCCGCGGCGAGGACTGCTCTCAGCGATTTCGGTCAGAACGGCTCCTGCATCAGTTTTCTGATCAGGCTGGTTGGCATCGAGGGTTCTGACGATCGCGTGCAGATGTTTCTGCGAACTGCTGAGCGGAGAACGCGCACGAATATGGTCGTCAAATGCAATGCATGCTACGGAGTCGTGCTGTTTGAGTAACAGGTACGCCAGGCTCGTGGCGACGGTCGCGGCATACTCGTATTTATTCAATGGACCGTTGCCGTACTGCATGCTGGCAGATACGTCGACCAACAGCGTACAGTGCATGTTGGTCTCTTCTTCGAATTGCTTGATATACAATCGGTCTTGTTTGGCCCAGACCTTCCAATCGACGTGACGAAGGTCATCGCCGGGGACGTACTGCCGATGCTGCAAAAACTCCACCGACTGCCCAAAGTAGGGACTTCGGTGCATACCGGTCTGCAAGCCTTCGACAATGTGCCGAGCGCGAAGTTCAAGTCGGCTGATTCGCCGGATGGCCTCAGGATGCAAAAATCGCTTGGAATCGGGCGTCATTGGCCAATTCGTCCTCCTGGGTTGGCGTAGCGGCAAGCAGAGAATCAATGACCTTATCCGAAGTGATGCCATCGCTCTCGGCGGCAAAGTTAACGACGATCCGATGTCGTAAGACGGGCTTGGCCAATGCCTGGATGTCGGCCACAGTGACATGGGACCGCCGATTCATGAGAGCCCTTGCTTTGGCACCGATTATCAAGAATTGCACCGCCCGTGGTCCGGCACCCCATGCTAGTTGATCGACGATGAAGTCTGGCACGCCTTCTTCGTGAACACGGGTTTGGCGAACCAAGGAAAGTGTGTAGCGAATCACATGGTCAGACACAGGGACTTCGCGAACCAGTTTTTGGAGTGCGAGAATTTCCTCAGGAGCCACCACGGGCACAATCGTGTCGTGGGGAGTCGTTGTGGTGCGGCGGGCAACCTCAAACTCTTCATCAAAGCTGGGGTAGGTCACCAATACTTTGAACATGAAGCGGTCTTGCTGGGCCTCGGGTAGAGGGTAGGTTCCCTCTTGCTCGATAGGGTTCTGAGTGGCCAGTACAAAGAAAGGATCCGACAACTGATGGCGAATTCGACCGACGGTCACTTGGCGTTCTTGCATTGCCTCAAGCAGGGCGGCTTGAGTTTTGGGCGGGGTGCGATTGATCTCGTCAGCTAGAATGATATTTGAAAAGAGCGGTCCTTCCAGAAATCGTAGATCGCGCTGGCCGGTCGAGCGGTTCTCTTCGATAATGTCTGTGCCGGTAATATCGGCAGGCATCAGGTCGGGGGTAAACTGGATACGGCTAAAGGAAAGATTGAGAGTTCGTGAGAGCGTGCTAATCAACAATGTCTTAGCCAGCCCCGGCACACCTTCGAGCATACAGTGGCCGCGACTGAAGAGGCTGATCAGCAATTGATCGACGACTTCCTCTTGACCCACAATGACTTGGCGCAATTGCGCCCTGATATCATCGATAGCCGTTGCGAGTCGCTCGATGACTTGTCCGTTTTCATGCACCGGTTGGGGGGGACTCATTCGTGGGTTGCCTCTTTCCAATTATGTAAGAATCTTTTTCAGTTTAACGCTGATAAATCGGCAGGGACGCTTTGTCGAGTTGTAGGATGATCAAGTTGAGCGCCGTTGTATAAACGGGTCCAACCATTCCCTGTTCCCAAACTGCCACCGTATCATCGCCGATTTTCAGTAACTTCACTTCTCGCAATAGTCGTCGTGAGATGGAGTCAAGATACGTATTCCACTGCTCACCACCTTGCCGATACTCGACTTGCGAATAATAAAAATGAGCGTAGTGCCAATGTCCGAAACTGTCTTGGACGTCCGGCTTTAAGTTCTTTTCGCAATATTCCAACATGCGCGGTACATATTCGTCATCGTATTGGCCGGCATTGTATAAGCATGCGATTGCCGCCGCGGTAATCGCTGGGCGAGCGCCACCTCCTTTGGAACTGTACTGTACGCCGCCGTCACTAAGTGTACAGCGATGGATGTACTCAATCGCTTTGTCGATGATTTCCTTCGGAACAGATATTCCGGCGTTGCGGCAGCCTCTTAAGCCTTGAACTTGGGTGATAGTAGTTGAACCTTCGTCGAAACCGCTTCCGTCCTTGGCGCTAACATAGCCCCAGCCACCTGCATTGGTTTGAGCCTGGCCAGTAAAAATCACGGCTTGCGACAGCACACGAATCAAATCCTCACGGCGTTCGAGGTCCTCCTCCTCGCCCAAGATTTGAGAGAGAAACAACATGGCAAATCCATGACCATAGGTATAGCGGTCGTCATCCTGGTCGCCGATAAGCCCGTTGGGACGACTACGGCGGACGAGAAAATCGACAGCCCGTCGCAAGTTTTCTGAGTACTTTCCTTGTGTGGTCGTCGATCCTTCACACAGGAATGCCAGGCCCGCCAAGGAAGTCATTGCTGTAGGATAGCGACCCTGTGCAGACCAATGCCCGAGCTTCTCTTGTTGATAGGCAAGCCAGTCGAGGCCTTGTTCAACACGTTCCTTTACTTGGGGCGTAACCTTGCCGACAGCACGGGGCATCGATTCGCATAGTAAAGAAACGCTCAATGCAAACCCAACAAAAAATTGGATTGCCCGCGAATCACGCGATACAGCATAAAACCTACTTCGTTTTGCAATCAAGCGATTCGGATCTCTAGTTAAAAGTTTGAATTGATTCATGAAAGTTTAAATTCTACCCGTTCACGACTGTCGCACTTCGCAGGCTTTGTATTTATATCCCTCGGTGCGTAGGAAGAAAACTGCGGTTCGAAAGTTGGGCTCCAGAGTATTCGCCTAAAAAGGATCAACAGCCTTGCGAAATCGCTCTAGGATACGATTGAGCCCCTGAGTACCACTCTTGTCGCGATTGTTTGCCTCGACCGTAGCAGGAGGCTCTGGTGGACGTGGCAAATCGGTAAATCTCAACTTCACTGTGCGATTGATCATCTCCAGGGAAACTTCGTGAGATGATTCATCTGCTGAAACAAGGCACATATTCCCCGAATTCTGCACGGCCTCGTCGGCGAAGAGAACTCTCCCTGATGCCTTCTCTAACAGCAAGATGCTGGCCAATGGCTTGGTGCCACCCCCCCCCTGCACACGATAAAAACGTGCAAAAGAAATTACCGGTGAGTCTGGTGGCTGTGACAACATGAGTGCTTCTTGGCGAACCTGGGCCGGACGCGACCACATCGGTGAGCCCGTAGCAGCATCGAATGCCATAAGTTCTCCATCGAAAGACTTGTAGTCTGGGAAGTTCACCCAGGTTCGTC contains:
- a CDS encoding BatA domain-containing protein, producing the protein MSFLFQSLLSIGLPLVALPLVIHLINLRRHQKVNWAAMDFLLESQKRNKKWIMLRQLLLLLLRTSAIALAVLMLAGPVLMSQWGSLLGSGVTHHVLLVDDSYSMADRSQDSTGWDEAKRAVSQILQQATAKAGTQKITLLRFSSATDLSAGNELKFASRTLDRETIEAINSALESEPVTETAAGPSEAFQAALALPESETGESRIAYVISDFRSTQWTDNNQTRQLLGQLRQQVADMHLVQCVDLTHPNLAITRLEPESGIRAAGVETWMEVSVSNFGDQAAVAVPVAVTQDGHKLPAVEFDEIAPGQTVTRRFRISFPDAGPHQLTAQLPSDALATDNSRYFACDVPNSFPLLVIDGSGAGDDSYYLRTALSPGGSAKPGWSPRVEPASFLRNHDQLEKFAAIFLLDVPRLDESEVSALEDYIRSGGGVAIFLGTEVQRSFYNEQLYRDGTGIMPVELDVPNQLLSVGDEETPDVEVEDHPVFRIFSGQRNSFLSVAKVNFYYAIKHLQDLPGDTRVLARLRNDAPFVVEKKLGKGRVVVQLCKLSPSPTTLGVWSNWCVNPVFPVVANELAGYLTAARRNFEVREVGSELSFNLAEDEYQPEVIVRAPQSGQEEVLNLSTRIEGGNYEVDAGKGNVSGIWQFELSPLQQANARKFIAVNVAPSEGDLNLLDRENLSAQLEGIDYRYSIASQLTASEDQLAGFRLGDTFLALLVIALIAEQCLAYKASYHGGVGGSSR
- a CDS encoding DUF58 domain-containing protein, giving the protein MTPDSKRFLHPEAIRRISRLELRARHIVEGLQTGMHRSPYFGQSVEFLQHRQYVPGDDLRHVDWKVWAKQDRLYIKQFEEETNMHCTLLVDVSASMQYGNGPLNKYEYAATVATSLAYLLLKQHDSVACIAFDDHIRARSPLSSSQKHLHAIVRTLDANQPDQKTDAGAVLTEIAESSPRRGMMIVVSDLLGDVESTLRGLRLLRQRGHDVLLLHIMDDDELDFPFDGPTRFEGLELPDHLNCNPRALREGYLASLDRFLADLRHGCAKNEVDYALIRTSDPLDAALAAFLCHRTAAERIH
- a CDS encoding AAA family ATPase; the protein is MSPPQPVHENGQVIERLATAIDDIRAQLRQVIVGQEEVVDQLLISLFSRGHCMLEGVPGLAKTLLISTLSRTLNLSFSRIQFTPDLMPADITGTDIIEENRSTGQRDLRFLEGPLFSNIILADEINRTPPKTQAALLEAMQERQVTVGRIRHQLSDPFFVLATQNPIEQEGTYPLPEAQQDRFMFKVLVTYPSFDEEFEVARRTTTTPHDTIVPVVAPEEILALQKLVREVPVSDHVIRYTLSLVRQTRVHEEGVPDFIVDQLAWGAGPRAVQFLIIGAKARALMNRRSHVTVADIQALAKPVLRHRIVVNFAAESDGITSDKVIDSLLAATPTQEDELANDARFQAIFAS
- a CDS encoding prenyltransferase/squalene oxidase repeat-containing protein: MPRAVGKVTPQVKERVEQGLDWLAYQQEKLGHWSAQGRYPTAMTSLAGLAFLCEGSTTTQGKYSENLRRAVDFLVRRSRPNGLIGDQDDDRYTYGHGFAMLFLSQILGEEEDLERREDLIRVLSQAVIFTGQAQTNAGGWGYVSAKDGSGFDEGSTTITQVQGLRGCRNAGISVPKEIIDKAIEYIHRCTLSDGGVQYSSKGGGARPAITAAAIACLYNAGQYDDEYVPRMLEYCEKNLKPDVQDSFGHWHYAHFYYSQVEYRQGGEQWNTYLDSISRRLLREVKLLKIGDDTVAVWEQGMVGPVYTTALNLIILQLDKASLPIYQR